The genomic stretch CTCATGCCCCAGTCCTCTTCCCTCCTGGCCGAGCCGCTGCGCGTTGCGGTAGGCGCCGTTTCGCTGTCCTCCCCGCTGACCGGGATCGGCCAGTACACGCGCCACCTGGTGCGCGAGCTGGCGGTGCTGGGCGCTGCGCCGCACTGCTTCCTCGGGGCAGGCTGGAGCGAGCCGCCGGCAGTCGGCCCGCAACCCTGGGCCGATGGCCTGGCGTCGTCCCACACCGGGCACGCGCCGGCGTGGCGCAGCGCGGCGCGCGGTCTGTTGCGGCGGTCCGGGGTGGCGCACCTGGCCTCGCGCGCGTGGCAGGCGCACCGGTTCCGCGCCGGCTTGCCGCGCGATGCGGCGCTCTACCATGAAACCAATTTCCTGCCGTTCTGCTTTGGCACGCTGCCGACCGTGCTCACCGCGCACGACGTGTCGTGGCTGCGCTATCCGGAGACCCATCCCGCTGCGCGGGTGAGCCTGCTGCACCGCTACTTTCCCCGCGCACTGGCCCGCGCCGACCGCGTCATCGTGGTGTCCGAGTTCGTGCGCGCCGAGCTGCTGGCGCTGTGCGAGATCGATCCCGGCAAGATTCGCGTGGTCCACAACGGCGTCGCGCCTGTATTCCAGCCGCGCGCCGCCGACGCGCTGCGGCCGGTACTGGCACGCCATGGGCTGCTGCCCGGCGGCTACCTGCTGGCACTGGGCACGCTGGAGCCGCGCAAGCGGCTATCGACCGCACTGCGTGCGCACCAGCGCCTGCCGGCCGCGCTGCGGCGCCATATGCCGCTGGTACTGGCCGGCATCAAGGGCTGGCTGACCAGCGCGCTGGAGCGCGAGATGGCGCCCGCCGTGGCGCGCGGCGAGGTGCGCGTGGCGGGCTACATCTCGGATGCCGACCTGCCGAGCGTCGTCGCCGGCGCCTGCGCGATGGTCTACCCGTCCATCTACGAAGGCTTCGGCCTGCCACCGCTTGAAGCCATGGCCTGCGGCGTGCCGGTGATTTGCTCGGACCGCTCGGCGCTGCCCGGCGTGGTCGGCGATGGCGGCGTAT from Cupriavidus nantongensis encodes the following:
- a CDS encoding glycosyltransferase family 4 protein yields the protein MPQSSSLLAEPLRVAVGAVSLSSPLTGIGQYTRHLVRELAVLGAAPHCFLGAGWSEPPAVGPQPWADGLASSHTGHAPAWRSAARGLLRRSGVAHLASRAWQAHRFRAGLPRDAALYHETNFLPFCFGTLPTVLTAHDVSWLRYPETHPAARVSLLHRYFPRALARADRVIVVSEFVRAELLALCEIDPGKIRVVHNGVAPVFQPRAADALRPVLARHGLLPGGYLLALGTLEPRKRLSTALRAHQRLPAALRRHMPLVLAGIKGWLTSALEREMAPAVARGEVRVAGYISDADLPSVVAGACAMVYPSIYEGFGLPPLEAMACGVPVICSDRSALPGVVGDGGVLLDPDDIDGFSAAMLRACEDTHWRSAIGARALRRAAGFSWQRCARETLDVYGELLRTRRG